The following proteins are encoded in a genomic region of Saccharopolyspora antimicrobica:
- a CDS encoding cytochrome P450 produces MLSSDQIPVWPFEGWDNRISPWVARLRDSDQPGYRVRTHNGDTVWLVTQAEVARACLADPRMSRRAAEADDAPRQEAVRFRPPGTPGNPTPVLDDPARRRVFRHALSPQAAAAQRQHAARAADRLVARVRRAGSPADLCAEIAVPLPFAMTVRAQLGDLPPRMRRDLHTWAETGLTGVGLTREEIETAWTKLHQGFTDWFADPAHLAGDHLMARLHRAAGEQLTPHQLAEIADMLWVAGYETTVGFLTNACLALLTHRGAWEELRAQPDLIPPTVDELLRYTPLATGGTPRLATEDAHIAGLHLTRGECAVVSYEAANHDPRAFPEPDRLDIHRQPREHLGFGHGPHRCVGHHLARMQIETALRALLHHLPTLRLATSADQLTWHRGKVIRTPHTLPVTW; encoded by the coding sequence ATGCTGTCCAGTGATCAGATCCCGGTGTGGCCGTTCGAGGGCTGGGACAACCGGATCTCGCCCTGGGTCGCGCGATTGCGCGACAGCGACCAGCCCGGTTACCGGGTGCGCACGCACAACGGGGACACGGTCTGGCTGGTCACCCAAGCCGAGGTTGCGCGAGCGTGCCTGGCCGACCCGCGGATGAGCCGCCGTGCCGCCGAAGCGGACGACGCCCCGCGTCAGGAAGCGGTGCGATTCCGCCCACCGGGCACTCCTGGAAATCCCACGCCGGTGCTGGACGACCCCGCGCGACGCCGGGTGTTCCGGCATGCGTTGAGCCCGCAGGCCGCCGCCGCTCAGCGGCAGCACGCCGCCCGCGCCGCGGATCGGCTGGTGGCCCGGGTGCGCCGCGCCGGTTCGCCCGCGGACCTGTGCGCCGAGATCGCCGTGCCGCTGCCCTTCGCCATGACGGTCCGGGCACAGCTGGGGGATCTGCCTCCGCGAATGCGCCGCGATCTCCACACCTGGGCAGAAACCGGCCTGACCGGCGTCGGGCTGACCCGAGAGGAGATCGAGACCGCGTGGACGAAACTGCACCAGGGATTCACCGACTGGTTCGCCGACCCCGCGCACCTGGCCGGTGATCACCTCATGGCCCGCCTGCACCGTGCCGCTGGTGAGCAGCTGACTCCGCACCAGTTGGCCGAGATCGCGGACATGCTCTGGGTCGCCGGGTATGAGACCACCGTCGGGTTCCTCACCAACGCCTGCCTGGCACTGCTCACCCACCGGGGAGCATGGGAAGAACTTCGGGCGCAGCCCGATCTCATCCCGCCCACGGTCGACGAACTGCTGCGCTACACGCCATTGGCCACCGGTGGCACTCCCCGCCTGGCTACCGAGGACGCCCACATCGCCGGTTTGCACCTCACCCGCGGCGAATGCGCCGTGGTCTCCTACGAGGCCGCCAACCACGACCCCCGTGCCTTTCCCGAGCCGGATCGGCTCGACATCCACCGGCAGCCACGCGAGCACCTCGGTTTCGGCCACGGCCCGCACCGCTGCGTCGGCCACCACCTCGCCCGCATGCAGATCGAGACCGCCCTGCGCGCTCTGCTCCACCACCTGCCCACGCTGCGGCTCGCCACCTCGGCCGATCAGCTCACCTGGCACCGGGGCAAGGTGATCCGCACCCCGCACACCCTGCCCGTCACCTGGTAG
- a CDS encoding tRNA-dependent cyclodipeptide synthase — protein MHSTCIDRAAFTVEPYSENCRRVCERGEHLLVGVSPGNSYFSVDLLARLLGWAHRRFAAVDVVIPDTALVHTQLALGHAEERARQRSREECNRVYNRVVRAWEQAGLEPAPHRWHRLSDFAGSARYRALLAQAEDAVTRPSPLRAACLETSRAVLESRKPGESFTDEQIERGARYVVAELPFIVDTPSILGVPSSLSFYHRPAGFIREVISGRGGLRPAPGQGCALIRPAEDDPDDGSREKVASGAGWGNDAVQ, from the coding sequence ATGCATTCCACGTGTATCGACCGAGCGGCCTTCACGGTCGAGCCGTACAGCGAGAACTGCCGGCGGGTGTGCGAGCGCGGGGAGCACTTGCTGGTGGGAGTCAGCCCGGGCAACAGCTACTTCAGCGTCGACCTGCTGGCGCGGCTGCTGGGGTGGGCGCACCGGAGGTTCGCCGCGGTCGACGTCGTCATCCCGGACACGGCGCTCGTGCACACCCAGCTGGCGCTGGGACATGCGGAGGAGCGGGCGCGCCAGCGCAGCCGGGAGGAGTGCAATCGGGTGTACAACCGGGTGGTGCGGGCGTGGGAGCAGGCAGGGCTGGAGCCGGCGCCGCACCGGTGGCACCGGTTGTCAGACTTCGCCGGGTCCGCTCGCTACCGGGCTCTGCTCGCCCAGGCCGAGGACGCGGTCACGCGTCCGTCGCCGTTGCGCGCGGCGTGCCTGGAGACGAGTCGTGCGGTGCTGGAATCCCGGAAACCGGGTGAGTCGTTCACGGATGAGCAGATCGAGCGGGGCGCTCGGTACGTCGTGGCCGAGCTGCCGTTCATCGTGGACACGCCGAGCATCCTGGGCGTGCCGTCCTCGCTGAGCTTCTACCACCGGCCTGCCGGGTTCATCCGCGAGGTCATCTCCGGCCGTGGCGGGCTGCGGCCGGCACCTGGCCAGGGGTGTGCGCTGATCCGCCCGGCCGAGGACGACCCGGACGATGGTTCGCGGGAGAAGGTCGCCTCGGGCGCGGGCTGGGGGAACGATGCTGTCCAGTGA
- a CDS encoding NAD(P)H-dependent flavin oxidoreductase, with amino-acid sequence MSVFRTRFTEEFGVEHPIVQGGMQWVGRAELAAAVAEAGALGMITALTQPTPEDLVKEIARCRELTDKPFGVNITILPTITPPPYAEYRQAIIESGVKIVETAGANPAEQVAAFKPAGVKVLHKCTSVRHALKAQQLGVDAVSIDGFECAGHPGEDDVPGLVLIPRAADELSIPIIASGGFADARGLVAALALGADGINMGTRFMCTAESPIHDEVKKRIAAASELDTELIFRPLRNTARVASNSVSREVVARLDDGGAFEDVRELVAGARGRQVYEQGDTELGIWSVGMVQGLIDDVPAVDELVGRIVREATELIRGRLGTLLTPTA; translated from the coding sequence ATGAGCGTTTTCCGGACCAGGTTCACCGAGGAGTTCGGCGTCGAGCACCCCATCGTGCAAGGCGGCATGCAGTGGGTCGGGCGGGCCGAGCTCGCCGCCGCCGTCGCCGAGGCCGGGGCGCTCGGCATGATCACCGCGCTCACCCAGCCCACGCCCGAGGACCTGGTCAAGGAGATCGCGCGCTGCCGCGAGCTGACCGACAAGCCCTTCGGCGTCAACATCACGATCCTGCCGACCATCACGCCGCCGCCGTACGCGGAGTACCGGCAGGCCATCATCGAGTCGGGCGTCAAGATCGTGGAGACCGCCGGGGCCAACCCCGCCGAGCAGGTCGCCGCCTTCAAACCGGCCGGGGTGAAGGTCCTGCACAAGTGCACCAGCGTCCGCCACGCGCTCAAGGCGCAGCAGCTCGGCGTCGACGCGGTGAGCATCGACGGCTTCGAGTGCGCCGGGCACCCGGGCGAGGACGACGTCCCCGGGCTGGTGCTCATCCCCCGCGCCGCCGACGAGCTGAGCATCCCGATCATCGCCTCCGGCGGCTTCGCCGACGCGCGCGGCCTGGTCGCCGCGCTCGCGCTGGGCGCCGACGGCATCAACATGGGCACCCGGTTCATGTGCACCGCCGAGTCGCCGATCCACGACGAGGTCAAGAAGCGCATCGCCGCGGCCAGCGAGCTGGACACCGAGCTGATCTTCCGCCCGCTGCGCAACACCGCCCGCGTGGCCAGCAACTCCGTCAGCCGCGAGGTCGTGGCCCGGCTGGACGATGGCGGCGCCTTCGAGGACGTGCGCGAGCTGGTCGCCGGCGCTCGCGGCCGGCAGGTCTACGAGCAGGGCGACACCGAGCTGGGCATCTGGAGCGTCGGCATGGTCCAGGGCCTGATCGACGACGTCCCCGCGGTCGACGAGCTGGTGGGCCGCATCGTGCGCGAAGCGACCGAGCTCATCCGCGGCCGGCTCGGCACCCTGCTCACCCCCACCGCGTGA
- a CDS encoding PadR family transcriptional regulator: protein MSLEYAILVSLQERAGSGYELARRFDKSIGFFWSASHQQIYRSLKRMVELGWVAGDAVAQEKRPDKKVYRVSDEGAAELARWLAEPAAPATPRNELSVKIRGASCGDVGQVLEEVRRHHRLHAERLAVYRAIEQRDFPEPDRLSGRSRHQFLVLRGGIRTEQSMVDWCEEVISALEDEITN, encoded by the coding sequence GTGTCGTTGGAGTACGCGATCCTGGTGTCGTTGCAGGAGCGCGCCGGGTCCGGGTACGAGCTGGCCAGGCGGTTCGACAAGTCGATCGGGTTCTTCTGGAGCGCCAGCCACCAGCAGATCTACCGGAGCCTGAAGCGGATGGTGGAGCTCGGCTGGGTGGCCGGCGACGCGGTCGCGCAGGAGAAGCGACCGGACAAGAAGGTCTACCGCGTCAGCGACGAGGGCGCCGCCGAGCTGGCCCGCTGGCTCGCCGAACCGGCCGCTCCGGCGACGCCGCGCAACGAGCTGTCGGTGAAGATCCGCGGCGCGTCCTGCGGTGACGTGGGCCAGGTGCTCGAAGAGGTCCGCCGCCACCACCGGCTGCACGCCGAGCGGCTGGCGGTCTACCGGGCTATCGAGCAGCGCGACTTCCCGGAGCCCGACCGGCTCTCCGGCCGGTCCCGGCACCAGTTCCTGGTGCTGCGCGGCGGAATCCGCACCGAGCAGTCGATGGTGGACTGGTGCGAGGAAGTGATCAGCGCACTCGAGGACGAGATCACGAACTGA
- a CDS encoding alpha/beta fold hydrolase produces the protein MGFRDPADAEGFFTAYDAAFARWPVPFEARDLRSAWGTTRVHLCGNPGGTPLVLLPGGGATSAIWAANVEVLGRTHRIHAVDLLGEAGRSAVSGEPVRDLDDLMSWLDDAFDQLGLESADLCGHSYGAWIALHHAVRSTRVRRLALLDPTACFTKWNPRYLLRALPMLLRPNPRRTRDFLRWETAGAGIDATQLELLARAATFQRAKVITGPKPEPSRLAVPTLVVGAAKSKAHDVDRLIAEANRTVPDVRTEVLADVSHHAMPGRHADHLNTLLAGFLAE, from the coding sequence ATGGGGTTCCGGGATCCGGCGGACGCCGAGGGCTTCTTCACCGCCTACGACGCCGCGTTCGCGCGGTGGCCGGTCCCGTTCGAAGCACGCGACCTGCGCTCGGCCTGGGGAACCACTCGCGTCCACCTCTGCGGGAATCCGGGCGGAACGCCGCTGGTGCTGCTGCCCGGCGGCGGTGCGACCTCGGCGATCTGGGCGGCCAACGTCGAAGTGCTCGGCCGGACGCACCGCATCCACGCCGTCGACCTGCTCGGTGAAGCCGGTCGCAGCGCCGTCAGCGGCGAACCGGTGCGCGATCTGGACGACCTGATGTCCTGGCTGGACGACGCGTTCGACCAGCTCGGCCTGGAATCCGCGGACCTGTGCGGGCATTCGTACGGAGCCTGGATCGCGCTGCACCACGCCGTTCGCTCGACGCGCGTGCGCCGCCTCGCGCTGCTGGACCCGACGGCCTGCTTCACCAAGTGGAACCCGCGCTACCTGCTGCGCGCCCTGCCGATGCTGCTGCGCCCGAATCCCCGCCGGACGCGCGACTTCCTGCGGTGGGAAACCGCAGGCGCCGGGATCGACGCCACCCAGCTGGAGCTGCTGGCCCGCGCGGCGACGTTCCAGCGCGCGAAGGTGATCACCGGCCCGAAACCCGAACCCTCGCGCCTGGCGGTGCCGACGCTCGTCGTGGGCGCGGCGAAGTCCAAGGCGCACGACGTCGACCGCCTGATCGCGGAGGCGAACCGCACGGTCCCCGACGTCCGGACCGAGGTGCTCGCCGATGTCAGCCACCACGCGATGCCCGGCCGCCACGCCGATCACCTCAACACCCTGCTGGCCGGCTTCCTCGCCGAATGA
- a CDS encoding endonuclease I family protein: MKTTRWKPLSLLLGVALVAIPFPAAGASTAEDYYQDAQGKTGEELKTALNGIISTGTTTLSYDQVWDALKVTDEDPANSSNVVLLYTGRSQSKDSNGGDPDQWNREHVWAKSHGDFGTAPGPGTDVHHLRPTDVSVNSERGSKDFDMGGEEVGEAPGNFTDADSWEPRDEVKGDVARMIFYMAVRYEGTDGAPDLEVNDEVENGKQPFMGRVSVLKQWHEQDPVDAGEERRNQVIFDQFQHNRNPFIDHPEWVAEIW, from the coding sequence ATGAAAACCACCCGATGGAAGCCGTTATCCCTGTTACTCGGTGTCGCCCTGGTGGCGATCCCGTTCCCGGCGGCGGGCGCGTCCACCGCCGAGGACTACTACCAGGACGCGCAGGGCAAGACCGGCGAGGAGCTCAAGACCGCGCTGAACGGGATCATCAGCACCGGTACCACCACGTTGTCCTACGACCAGGTGTGGGACGCGCTGAAGGTCACCGACGAGGACCCGGCCAACTCCAGCAACGTCGTCCTGCTCTACACCGGCCGGTCGCAGAGCAAGGACAGCAACGGCGGTGACCCCGACCAGTGGAACCGCGAGCACGTCTGGGCCAAGTCGCACGGCGACTTCGGCACCGCGCCCGGCCCGGGCACCGACGTGCACCACCTGCGTCCGACCGACGTCTCGGTGAACTCCGAGCGCGGCAGCAAGGACTTCGACATGGGCGGTGAAGAGGTCGGCGAGGCGCCCGGCAACTTCACCGACGCCGACTCCTGGGAGCCCCGCGACGAGGTCAAGGGCGACGTCGCCCGGATGATCTTCTACATGGCGGTGCGCTACGAGGGCACCGACGGCGCCCCCGACCTGGAGGTCAACGACGAGGTCGAGAACGGCAAGCAGCCGTTCATGGGCCGCGTGTCGGTGCTCAAGCAGTGGCACGAGCAGGACCCGGTGGACGCCGGCGAGGAGCGCCGCAACCAGGTGATCTTCGACCAGTTCCAGCACAACCGGAACCCGTTCATCGACCACCCGGAGTGGGTCGCCGAGATCTGGTGA
- a CDS encoding helix-turn-helix domain-containing protein, producing MTEDVLDAVGPRLRALRRDRELTLADLAARTGISESTLSRLESGQRKATLELLLPLARTYDVPLDDLVGAPRTGDPRIHLKPIHRFGMTFIPLSRRPGGVQAFKMIIPARGEPLEPTPQTHDGFEWLYVLNGRLRLVVGERDLTLPPGEAAEFDTSSPHWLGSADGGAVELLILFGVHGMRAHVSGHRA from the coding sequence ATGACCGAGGACGTGCTCGATGCGGTGGGGCCGAGGTTGCGCGCGCTGCGCCGCGACAGGGAGCTCACCCTCGCCGATCTCGCGGCGAGGACGGGTATATCGGAGAGCACGCTCTCCCGGTTGGAGAGCGGGCAGCGCAAGGCGACCCTCGAACTGCTGCTGCCGCTGGCCCGCACCTACGACGTGCCGCTGGACGACCTCGTCGGCGCCCCGCGCACCGGAGACCCGCGCATCCACCTCAAGCCGATCCACCGGTTCGGGATGACCTTCATCCCGCTGTCCCGGCGACCGGGCGGCGTGCAGGCGTTCAAGATGATCATTCCCGCCCGCGGTGAACCGCTCGAACCGACGCCGCAGACCCACGACGGCTTCGAATGGCTCTACGTGCTCAACGGCCGCTTGCGGCTCGTGGTCGGCGAGCGCGACCTGACGTTGCCGCCGGGCGAGGCGGCCGAGTTCGACACCTCATCGCCGCACTGGCTGGGCAGCGCCGACGGCGGCGCGGTCGAACTCCTCATCCTGTTCGGAGTGCACGGGATGCGCGCGCACGTCAGCGGTCACCGCGCGTGA